A region of Streptomyces sp. WMMC500 DNA encodes the following proteins:
- a CDS encoding EamA family transporter, whose protein sequence is MTTAPAPATDPAAPPLAASRRPLLDWRVRFTALSIVWGFSFLLIKVGTDGFAPLQVTLGRMAFGSAVLVAALALRRERLPRGARTWGHIAVAAFFVNALPFSLFAYAELHISSSLAGICNATSPLWAMLLALVALREDRPTRRRVAGLGTGFAGVLIVLGAWRGFTGQDPLGTVLALAASASYAVGWIYIRRTLAGHGHSHLSIAGTQLLLGTAQLAVAAALFTSVPTALPIGPLLAVGTLGVLGTGLAMLMQHGLVADVGPTTAHTVTYVIPVIATAAGVALLGEELTWNTPVGAAVILAGAALSRSRPRAERT, encoded by the coding sequence ATGACCACGGCACCGGCACCGGCCACCGACCCCGCCGCTCCCCCGCTCGCCGCCTCGCGGCGTCCGCTGCTCGACTGGCGCGTCCGGTTCACCGCCCTCTCGATCGTCTGGGGCTTCAGCTTCCTGCTCATCAAGGTCGGCACCGACGGCTTCGCCCCGCTGCAGGTGACGCTCGGCCGGATGGCCTTCGGCTCCGCCGTCCTCGTCGCCGCTCTCGCGCTGCGCCGGGAGCGGCTGCCGCGCGGTGCCCGCACGTGGGGGCACATCGCGGTGGCCGCCTTCTTCGTCAACGCGCTGCCCTTCTCCCTCTTCGCCTACGCCGAGCTGCACATCTCCTCCTCGCTCGCGGGGATCTGCAACGCCACGTCACCGCTGTGGGCGATGCTCCTCGCCCTCGTCGCCCTCCGGGAGGACCGGCCGACGCGGCGCCGGGTCGCGGGGCTGGGGACCGGCTTCGCCGGCGTGCTGATCGTCCTCGGCGCGTGGCGGGGCTTCACCGGCCAGGACCCGCTGGGCACCGTGCTCGCGCTGGCCGCGTCCGCGAGCTACGCGGTCGGCTGGATCTACATCCGCCGCACGCTCGCCGGCCACGGGCACTCCCACCTGTCGATCGCCGGCACGCAACTGCTCCTCGGGACCGCGCAGTTGGCCGTGGCCGCCGCGCTGTTCACCTCGGTGCCGACCGCGCTCCCGATCGGGCCGCTGCTGGCCGTCGGCACGCTGGGGGTGCTGGGGACGGGGCTCGCGATGCTCATGCAGCACGGGCTGGTGGCAGACGTGGGACCGACGACCGCGCACACTGTCACGTACGTCATCCCGGTCATCGCCACGGCGGCCGGAGTGGCGCTGCTCGGCGAGGAACTGACGTGGAACACGCCGGTCGGCGCGGCGGTGATCCTGGCGGGCGCGGCACTCTCGCGCAGCCGCCCGCGCGCGGAGCGGACATAG
- a CDS encoding glutamate--cysteine ligase, with protein MGEKVVAGGFDLSDRHRYRQRLRECLAGLERLLEEKRFDRPQNLMGLEIELNLVGADGMPRMMNTEVLERIASPDFQTELAQFNLEVNIAPHRLGGRVLDQLAEELRTGLWYADRQAREVDAGIVMIGILPTLTGADLVSANLSEVDRYHRLNEQILAARGEEIRLDMRGVEELTYTSGSIAPEAACTSVQLHLQVTPGRFADVWNASQAAAAVQIALGANAPFVFGRELLSESRPELFLQATDTRPPELRAQGVRPRAWFGERWVTEPLELFEENIRYFPALLPLCSAEEPLRVLDEGGVPELSELVLHNGTVYRWNRPVYDVAGGVPHLRVENRVLPAGPTVTDVVANAAFYYGLVRTLADEQRPVWGRLPFDGAAANFAAACRDGIDATLVWPGRRRLGGVARVPVAKLVRDELLPMAASGLDAWGVDPADRDRYLGVIEERCRRRVNGASWQSAVFHRALGRGLDRGAALAEMTRRYVELTRTEEPVHRWPVD; from the coding sequence ATGGGCGAGAAGGTCGTGGCCGGCGGGTTCGACCTGTCCGACCGCCACCGCTATCGGCAGCGGCTCCGCGAGTGCCTCGCGGGGCTGGAGCGACTGCTGGAGGAGAAGAGATTCGACCGCCCGCAGAATCTGATGGGGCTGGAGATCGAGTTGAATCTCGTGGGCGCGGACGGCATGCCGCGCATGATGAACACGGAAGTGCTGGAGCGCATCGCGAGCCCCGACTTCCAGACCGAGCTGGCCCAGTTCAACCTGGAGGTCAACATCGCCCCGCACCGGCTCGGCGGCCGGGTGCTGGACCAGCTCGCGGAGGAGCTGCGCACCGGGCTGTGGTACGCCGACCGGCAGGCGCGCGAGGTGGACGCCGGGATCGTGATGATCGGCATCCTGCCGACGCTGACGGGCGCCGACCTGGTCTCCGCCAACCTCTCCGAGGTCGACCGCTACCACCGGCTCAACGAGCAGATCCTCGCCGCCCGCGGCGAGGAGATCCGCCTCGACATGCGCGGCGTGGAGGAGCTGACGTACACCAGCGGCTCCATCGCCCCCGAGGCCGCCTGCACCTCCGTCCAACTGCATCTCCAGGTCACGCCCGGGCGGTTCGCCGACGTCTGGAACGCCTCGCAGGCCGCGGCGGCCGTGCAGATCGCGCTCGGTGCCAACGCGCCGTTCGTCTTCGGCCGCGAGCTGCTGAGCGAGTCGCGGCCCGAGCTGTTCCTCCAGGCCACCGACACCCGGCCGCCGGAGCTGCGGGCGCAGGGTGTGCGCCCGCGGGCCTGGTTCGGCGAGCGCTGGGTCACCGAGCCGCTGGAGCTGTTCGAGGAGAACATCCGCTACTTCCCCGCGCTGCTGCCGTTGTGCTCCGCCGAGGAGCCGCTGCGCGTGCTGGACGAGGGCGGGGTGCCCGAGCTGTCGGAACTGGTGCTGCACAACGGCACCGTCTACCGCTGGAACCGGCCCGTGTACGACGTCGCCGGCGGCGTCCCGCACCTGCGGGTGGAGAACCGGGTGCTGCCCGCGGGCCCCACCGTCACGGACGTGGTCGCGAACGCGGCGTTCTACTACGGGCTGGTGCGCACCCTCGCCGACGAGCAGCGGCCCGTCTGGGGCCGGCTGCCCTTCGACGGCGCGGCGGCCAACTTCGCCGCCGCCTGCCGGGACGGCATCGACGCCACGCTCGTGTGGCCCGGCCGGCGGCGGCTCGGCGGGGTGGCGCGGGTGCCGGTGGCCAAGCTCGTACGGGACGAACTGCTGCCCATGGCCGCGTCCGGGCTGGACGCCTGGGGCGTCGACCCCGCCGACCGGGACCGCTACCTCGGCGTCATCGAGGAGCGCTGCCGGCGCCGGGTCAACGGCGCGTCGTGGCAGTCGGCGGTGTTCCACCGGGCGCTGGGTCGCGGTCTCGACCGGGGCGCGGCGCTCGCGGAGATGACGCGGCGGTACGTGGAGCTGACGCGCACGGAGGAGCCGGTGCACCGCTGGCCGGTGGACTGA
- a CDS encoding DUF5999 family protein, translating to MCQHQPLCPTAQSTDREAARPVANHPEQGWSLLCNGVLLFEDTGELLPDGRIIAPHRPPNADDVTAAA from the coding sequence ATGTGCCAGCACCAGCCACTCTGTCCCACCGCCCAGTCCACCGACCGGGAGGCGGCGCGCCCGGTGGCGAACCACCCGGAACAGGGCTGGAGCCTGCTCTGCAACGGCGTTCTGCTGTTCGAGGACACGGGCGAGCTGCTGCCCGACGGCCGGATCATCGCACCGCACCGGCCGCCGAACGCCGACGACGTGACCGCCGCGGCCTAG
- a CDS encoding PadR family transcriptional regulator produces the protein MRSHGYGHGYGPRDGRRSAFGGFGPPFGPPFGRGRGGPRGRARRGDVRASILALLKDRPMHGYEMIQEISERSGGAWKPSPGSVYPTLQMLEDEGLIVSATEGGKKLFSLTGAGREEAESGPEAPWEDAGRGVDWEAMQEVRQSGFALAEAFRQVYTTGTPEQRQEALAVVNEARKKLYLILAEDH, from the coding sequence ATGCGATCACATGGATACGGACACGGATACGGGCCGCGCGACGGGCGTCGCTCGGCCTTCGGCGGGTTCGGCCCGCCGTTCGGGCCTCCCTTCGGCCGCGGTCGCGGCGGCCCGCGGGGCCGCGCGCGCCGCGGCGACGTGCGGGCGTCGATCCTGGCGCTGCTCAAGGACCGTCCCATGCACGGCTACGAGATGATCCAGGAGATCTCCGAGCGCAGCGGCGGCGCCTGGAAGCCGAGCCCCGGCTCGGTCTATCCCACGCTGCAGATGCTGGAGGACGAAGGGCTGATCGTCAGCGCCACGGAGGGCGGCAAGAAGCTGTTCTCGCTCACCGGCGCCGGGCGCGAGGAGGCCGAGTCGGGGCCCGAGGCGCCCTGGGAGGACGCCGGGCGCGGGGTCGACTGGGAGGCGATGCAGGAGGTCCGGCAGTCGGGCTTCGCGCTCGCGGAGGCCTTCCGGCAGGTGTACACCACTGGCACTCCCGAGCAGCGCCAGGAGGCGCTGGCCGTCGTCAACGAGGCCCGCAAGAAGCTGTACCTGATCCTCGCCGAGGATCACTGA
- a CDS encoding CPBP family intramembrane glutamic endopeptidase — MQDQSRRLLSSETLLVLALSLGASAVSALISFTGSVTRSGGLKEQSANLNSSAAPGRPWLDLAWQLFGITTALVPVALVAYLLVRERAGGLGALGFDHRRPGFDLGWGAAVAAVVGGTGLAFYLGARAAGFNLTVVPESLPDVWWKIPVLILSAVQNSVVEEVIVVGYLLRRLDQLGWTPAAALAASSLLRGTYHLYQGIGGFLGNAAMGVLFVLLYRRWGRVGPLVAAHAFIDIVAFVGYALLAGKVGWLPTE, encoded by the coding sequence GTGCAGGACCAGTCCCGCCGGCTGCTGAGCAGCGAAACGCTGCTGGTGCTGGCGCTGTCCCTGGGCGCGAGCGCGGTCTCGGCCCTCATCAGCTTCACCGGCTCGGTGACCCGGTCGGGCGGGCTGAAGGAGCAGTCGGCCAACCTCAACTCCTCTGCCGCGCCCGGCCGTCCGTGGCTCGACCTCGCGTGGCAGCTCTTCGGGATCACCACCGCGCTGGTCCCGGTGGCGCTCGTGGCCTACCTGCTGGTGCGCGAGCGGGCGGGCGGGCTGGGCGCGCTGGGGTTCGACCACCGGCGGCCGGGCTTCGACCTGGGCTGGGGCGCGGCCGTGGCGGCGGTGGTCGGCGGCACGGGTCTGGCGTTCTACCTGGGCGCGCGGGCGGCGGGGTTCAACCTGACCGTCGTACCGGAGTCGCTGCCTGACGTGTGGTGGAAGATCCCGGTGCTGATCCTCTCCGCGGTGCAGAACTCGGTGGTGGAGGAGGTCATCGTCGTCGGCTACCTGCTGCGCCGGCTCGACCAACTGGGCTGGACCCCGGCGGCGGCGCTGGCGGCCAGTTCGCTGCTGCGCGGGACGTACCACCTGTACCAGGGGATCGGCGGCTTCCTCGGCAACGCGGCGATGGGCGTGCTGTTCGTCCTGCTGTACCGGCGGTGGGGGCGGGTCGGGCCGCTGGTGGCGGCGCACGCCTTCATCGACATCGTGGCGTTCGTGGGGTACGCGCTGCTGGCGGGGAAGGTGGGGTGGCTGCCTACGGAATGA
- a CDS encoding substrate-binding domain-containing protein: protein MGRHSLPDAYGTDDAVLRRSVRGRAVVIATALVLAIAGGTLVARQTGLLPEDEPCEGADLELAVVASPDIAPAVRRTAERARRAELKSDGRCLDIEVTARPAAEVAQSLRSKDTRPGFQVWIPDSSIWTGMVTAGGEGATIDEVTRLATSPVGMAVLPDGSGELGWPEKTYGWAELTDAAMGDDAGLRLGTADPAVSATGALALTAMHRAGGKNADTRTAATAKLLAERVEPDDTAVLASLPDSGLDDPRDNDALFLSEQAAFRHNADAGTGGRLDMFYPEGGTVALDYPYAIVNNDAMAMDRVRAASRFQRLLTDATSAELLRSQGFRSPEGRLDAELAMAAGGAAPQPFDAPAAEPPPPDEVASVLGMWTVTVQSARLTTVVDVSGSMGEPVPGEPGQTRMDVTKNALIQALAQFTGEDEIGLWRFSTRLEGEQDYEEVTGTSRLAQRTDDGTSHRERLASAFGALQPVPNGATGLYDTALAAYERQVKEYAPGRFNAVVLLTDGANEDPGSISAADLAARLRETADPERPVGLIAIGVGPDADIEACGRIAKAVGGESYRVTDPKEIHAVLLRAVTDAGAKAALS from the coding sequence ATGGGACGACACAGCTTGCCCGATGCGTACGGAACGGACGACGCCGTGCTGCGGCGCAGCGTACGGGGGCGTGCCGTGGTCATCGCGACCGCCCTCGTCCTGGCGATCGCCGGGGGGACGCTGGTCGCCCGGCAGACCGGGCTGCTGCCCGAGGACGAGCCGTGCGAGGGCGCGGACCTCGAACTCGCCGTCGTCGCCTCGCCCGACATCGCCCCCGCCGTCCGCAGGACCGCGGAGCGCGCCCGCAGGGCGGAGCTGAAGTCGGACGGCCGCTGCCTGGACATCGAGGTGACCGCACGGCCCGCCGCCGAGGTCGCCCAGTCGCTGCGCAGCAAGGACACCCGGCCGGGCTTCCAGGTCTGGATCCCCGACTCCAGCATCTGGACGGGCATGGTCACCGCGGGCGGCGAGGGCGCGACCATCGACGAGGTGACCCGGCTGGCCACGTCCCCGGTGGGCATGGCCGTCCTCCCCGACGGCTCCGGCGAACTCGGCTGGCCCGAGAAGACGTACGGCTGGGCCGAGCTGACGGACGCGGCGATGGGCGACGACGCCGGCCTGCGCCTCGGCACCGCCGACCCGGCCGTGAGCGCCACCGGCGCGCTCGCGCTGACGGCGATGCACCGCGCGGGCGGCAAGAACGCGGACACCCGTACCGCCGCCACCGCCAAGCTGCTCGCCGAGCGCGTCGAGCCCGACGACACCGCGGTGCTCGCCTCGCTCCCGGACTCCGGTCTGGACGACCCCCGCGACAACGACGCGCTGTTCCTCTCCGAGCAGGCCGCCTTCCGCCACAACGCGGATGCGGGCACCGGCGGGCGGCTCGACATGTTCTACCCCGAGGGCGGCACGGTCGCGCTGGACTACCCGTACGCCATCGTCAACAACGACGCCATGGCGATGGACCGGGTGCGCGCCGCCAGTCGCTTCCAGCGGCTGCTGACCGACGCCACGTCCGCCGAGCTGCTGCGCAGCCAGGGCTTCCGCTCCCCCGAGGGGCGCCTCGACGCGGAGCTGGCGATGGCCGCCGGCGGGGCCGCACCGCAGCCCTTCGACGCGCCGGCCGCGGAGCCGCCGCCCCCCGACGAGGTCGCCTCGGTCCTCGGCATGTGGACCGTCACGGTGCAAAGCGCCCGGCTGACGACGGTGGTCGACGTCTCCGGCTCGATGGGCGAGCCGGTGCCGGGCGAGCCGGGGCAGACCCGCATGGACGTCACGAAGAACGCGCTGATCCAGGCGCTCGCCCAGTTCACCGGCGAGGACGAGATCGGCCTGTGGCGGTTCTCCACCCGGCTGGAGGGCGAGCAGGACTACGAGGAGGTCACCGGCACCTCGCGGCTGGCCCAGCGCACCGACGACGGCACCAGCCACCGCGAACGCCTCGCGAGCGCCTTCGGCGCGCTCCAGCCGGTGCCGAACGGCGCGACGGGCCTGTACGACACGGCGCTCGCGGCGTACGAGCGCCAGGTCAAGGAGTACGCGCCCGGCCGCTTCAACGCGGTCGTCCTCCTCACCGACGGCGCCAACGAGGACCCGGGCAGCATCTCCGCCGCGGACCTCGCCGCGCGGCTGCGCGAGACCGCCGATCCCGAGCGGCCGGTGGGCCTGATCGCCATCGGCGTCGGGCCGGACGCGGACATCGAGGCGTGCGGGCGGATCGCGAAGGCGGTCGGCGGCGAGTCGTACCGGGTGACGGATCCCAAGGAGATCCACGCGGTGCTGCTGCGCGCGGTGACGGACGCCGGCGCGAAGGCCGCGCTGTCCTGA
- a CDS encoding DUF4232 domain-containing protein, with product MTRQPGRARTRIALAALAAAGLLAAGCGENSDAARTDTAGNSKPQPAESADGDGAQHGDGAQRDAPGEDGAAPDKEAGTAEDETTDDTTDARADDGVAADPFKAEPKAAAGDPAAAPWCRTGDLSASVRSLNPAAGNRYAALVLTNDSDNTCRTRGWSGLQLVRADGSDIPTTVVRDGSRTPSMQTLTPGSSAWSRLHWTVVAAGSDDASGACRPKPAELQVIPPDTYHHTDAAWRLGEVCDAGRIEALPLAKGEGPAR from the coding sequence ATGACACGACAGCCCGGCCGCGCCCGCACCCGCATCGCCCTCGCCGCCCTCGCGGCGGCGGGGCTGCTGGCCGCAGGCTGCGGCGAGAACTCCGACGCGGCGCGCACGGACACCGCGGGCAACTCCAAGCCCCAGCCGGCCGAGAGCGCCGACGGTGACGGCGCGCAGCACGGGGACGGGGCACAGCGGGACGCGCCCGGCGAGGACGGCGCGGCGCCGGACAAGGAGGCCGGTACCGCGGAAGACGAGACGACCGACGACACCACCGACGCCAGGGCGGACGACGGCGTGGCCGCCGACCCGTTCAAGGCGGAGCCGAAGGCGGCGGCCGGCGATCCGGCCGCGGCACCCTGGTGCCGTACGGGCGACCTCTCGGCCTCCGTACGCTCGCTCAACCCGGCCGCGGGCAACCGCTACGCGGCACTCGTCCTGACCAACGACTCGGACAACACGTGCCGCACCCGCGGCTGGTCCGGCCTGCAACTGGTCAGGGCCGACGGCTCCGACATCCCGACCACGGTGGTACGGGACGGCAGCCGCACCCCGTCGATGCAGACGCTCACCCCAGGCTCCTCGGCCTGGAGCCGGCTGCACTGGACGGTGGTGGCCGCCGGCTCGGACGACGCGAGCGGCGCCTGCCGGCCGAAGCCGGCGGAACTCCAGGTCATCCCGCCCGACACGTACCACCACACGGACGCCGCGTGGCGGCTCGGCGAGGTCTGCGACGCGGGCCGCATCGAGGCCCTGCCGCTGGCGAAGGGCGAAGGACCCGCGCGGTGA
- a CDS encoding aminotransferase class I/II-fold pyridoxal phosphate-dependent enzyme, with amino-acid sequence MLGEYRIEGRGAAEICASIERGIGAGALRPGAALPPLRALAAELSVNPNTVAAAYRMLRERGAVETAGRRGTRVRARPATAPREQISVAVPPGVRDLSTGNPDPALLPPLAGALAAAAARHADRPVLYGDEGVSPELARLARADFDADGVPPGPVAVTSGSLDAIERALAAHLRPGDAVAVEDPAWGSLLDLVPALGLRPVPVELDDEGPLPERAAAALAAGARALVVTSRAQNPTGAALTPARAAELRAVLARHPEVLLVEDDHGHAIVGLPFQPLAGAARHWLAVRSAAKAYGPDLRLAVLTGDRVTVDRVEGRQRLGPGWVSRLLQDTVAHLLDGGVQDPAAVARSYDGRRAALLTALRRRGVEATGRSGMNVWLPVPDETSAVTQLLGAGWAAAPGARFRLASPPGIRLTVSPLAGADVEPLADAVAAAVRPAPGRRWV; translated from the coding sequence GTGCTAGGAGAGTATCGGATCGAGGGGCGGGGCGCAGCAGAGATCTGCGCCAGCATCGAGCGCGGCATCGGCGCCGGCGCGCTGCGGCCCGGTGCCGCGCTGCCGCCGCTGCGCGCGCTGGCGGCCGAGCTGTCGGTCAACCCGAACACGGTGGCGGCCGCGTACCGCATGCTGCGCGAGCGCGGCGCCGTCGAGACCGCCGGCCGGCGCGGCACCCGGGTGCGCGCCCGCCCCGCCACCGCCCCCCGCGAGCAGATCAGCGTCGCCGTGCCGCCCGGCGTCCGCGACCTGTCCACCGGCAATCCCGACCCCGCCCTCCTGCCCCCGCTCGCCGGCGCACTCGCCGCCGCGGCCGCCCGCCACGCCGATCGCCCGGTGCTCTACGGCGACGAGGGCGTCTCCCCCGAGCTGGCCCGGCTGGCCCGCGCCGACTTCGACGCCGACGGCGTGCCGCCCGGCCCCGTGGCCGTCACCTCCGGTTCGCTGGACGCGATCGAGCGCGCGCTGGCCGCCCATCTGCGCCCCGGCGACGCGGTCGCGGTCGAGGACCCCGCCTGGGGCAGCCTGCTCGACCTCGTGCCGGCGCTCGGCCTGCGGCCCGTGCCGGTGGAGCTGGACGACGAGGGGCCCCTGCCGGAGCGTGCCGCGGCGGCGCTGGCCGCCGGAGCGCGCGCCCTGGTCGTGACCTCCCGCGCGCAGAACCCGACCGGCGCCGCGCTCACCCCCGCGCGCGCCGCCGAGCTGCGCGCCGTCCTCGCCCGGCACCCGGAGGTGCTGCTCGTCGAGGACGACCACGGCCACGCGATCGTCGGCCTGCCGTTCCAGCCGCTGGCCGGCGCCGCGCGGCACTGGCTCGCGGTGCGCTCCGCCGCCAAGGCGTACGGGCCGGACCTGCGGCTCGCGGTGCTCACCGGGGACCGGGTGACCGTGGACCGCGTCGAGGGCCGCCAGCGCCTCGGCCCCGGCTGGGTCAGCCGGCTCCTCCAGGACACGGTCGCCCACCTGCTCGACGGCGGGGTCCAGGACCCGGCGGCGGTCGCCCGCTCGTACGACGGGCGGCGCGCGGCCCTGCTGACGGCGCTGCGGCGGCGCGGGGTCGAGGCAACCGGGCGCAGCGGCATGAACGTGTGGCTGCCGGTGCCGGACGAGACCTCCGCGGTCACGCAGCTCCTCGGGGCCGGCTGGGCGGCGGCGCCCGGCGCCCGCTTCCGCCTCGCCTCGCCCCCCGGCATCCGGCTGACCGTCTCGCCGCTGGCCGGCGCGGACGTGGAGCCGCTGGCGGACGCGGTGGCGGCGGCGGTACGGCCCGCGCCGGGACGGCGGTGGGTCTGA
- a CDS encoding lytic polysaccharide monooxygenase auxiliary activity family 9 protein — MRSLKKRVAVVAATVAPMVVLALPAPQANAHGWITSPPSRQQQCKAGTVSCGQIQWEPQSVEGPKGLTSCHGGNSRFAELNDDSKGWAVTTINRTQSFNWQITANHRTSTWQYFVGGQKVAEFNDGGAQPPSQFSHTVNFGNISGRQKVLAVWNVYDTANAFYACIDVNIR; from the coding sequence ATGCGCAGTCTCAAAAAGCGTGTAGCGGTCGTCGCTGCGACCGTGGCTCCGATGGTCGTCCTCGCCCTCCCGGCCCCGCAGGCGAACGCACACGGCTGGATCACCTCGCCGCCCAGTCGGCAGCAGCAGTGCAAGGCGGGCACCGTCTCGTGTGGTCAGATCCAGTGGGAGCCGCAGAGCGTCGAGGGGCCCAAGGGCCTGACGAGCTGCCATGGCGGTAACAGCCGGTTCGCCGAACTGAACGACGACAGCAAGGGCTGGGCGGTCACGACGATCAACCGGACCCAGTCGTTCAACTGGCAGATCACCGCCAACCACCGCACGAGCACGTGGCAGTACTTCGTCGGTGGCCAGAAGGTCGCGGAGTTCAACGACGGCGGCGCGCAGCCGCCTTCGCAGTTCAGCCACACGGTCAACTTCGGCAACATCAGCGGCCGGCAGAAGGTGCTCGCCGTGTGGAACGTGTACGACACGGCAAACGCCTTCTACGCCTGCATCGACGTCAACATCCGGTGA
- a CDS encoding EamA family transporter: MYGADIIARMQQSSDRRAGLGLALASALAFGGSGVAAKPLIEQGMDSLHVVWLRIAGAALVLLPLAWRHRALVRERPVLLAGFGVLAVAGVQAFYFAAIARIPVGVGLLIEFFGPALVLGWVRFVQRRPVTRQAAVGVLFAVTGLACVVEVWAGLGFDPLGLLLAFGAACCQCAYFVLAGHGTDAADGTAPHPLGVIAYGLIVGAVVLTVVSRPWNLRWSLLGERAELGGMRPPAWTLIVWIVLVTTVLAYLFGVLAVRRLSPPVAGVVACLEAVVATVLAWVLLAEHLGAAQIVGGALVLAGAFTAQLAAPATGSGERGEPVAGNVPRPRDEERPAPADAPPPGQPAGR; this comes from the coding sequence ATGTACGGCGCTGACATAATCGCCCGCATGCAGCAGTCATCCGACAGGCGCGCGGGGCTCGGGCTCGCGCTGGCCTCCGCGCTCGCGTTCGGCGGTTCCGGGGTGGCGGCCAAGCCGCTCATCGAGCAGGGCATGGACTCGCTGCACGTGGTGTGGCTGCGTATCGCCGGGGCGGCGCTGGTGCTGCTCCCGCTCGCCTGGCGGCACCGCGCGCTGGTACGGGAGCGGCCGGTGCTGCTCGCCGGGTTCGGCGTGCTCGCGGTCGCCGGCGTGCAGGCGTTCTACTTCGCGGCCATCGCCCGGATCCCGGTGGGCGTGGGGCTGCTCATCGAGTTCTTCGGCCCCGCGCTGGTGCTGGGCTGGGTGCGGTTCGTCCAGCGGCGGCCGGTCACCCGGCAGGCGGCGGTCGGCGTGCTGTTCGCGGTCACCGGTCTTGCGTGCGTGGTCGAGGTCTGGGCCGGGCTGGGCTTCGACCCGCTCGGGCTGCTCCTCGCCTTCGGCGCGGCGTGCTGCCAGTGCGCGTACTTCGTCCTCGCCGGGCACGGCACCGACGCGGCGGACGGCACGGCGCCGCACCCGCTGGGCGTGATCGCGTACGGGCTGATCGTCGGCGCCGTCGTGCTCACCGTCGTCTCCCGGCCCTGGAACCTGCGGTGGTCGCTGCTGGGCGAGCGCGCCGAACTCGGCGGCATGCGCCCGCCGGCGTGGACGCTGATCGTCTGGATCGTCCTGGTGACGACCGTGCTGGCGTACCTGTTCGGCGTCCTCGCGGTGCGCCGGCTCTCGCCGCCGGTGGCGGGCGTCGTCGCGTGCCTGGAGGCCGTCGTCGCGACCGTGCTGGCGTGGGTGCTGCTGGCCGAACACCTGGGCGCGGCCCAGATCGTGGGGGGCGCGCTGGTGCTGGCCGGCGCGTTCACCGCGCAACTGGCGGCGCCGGCGACCGGCTCGGGGGAGCGCGGTGAGCCGGTCGCGGGCAACGTGCCGCGACCGCGGGACGAGGAGCGGCCGGCGCCCGCGGACGCGCCGCCGCCGGGTCAGCCCGCCGGGAGGTAG
- a CDS encoding pyridoxamine 5'-phosphate oxidase family protein, giving the protein MSATPPAAYRPTDRTVPTRSRERASYDRDLVHSVLDAGYVCHLGFVRDGRPVVLPTLYARVGEQLYVHGSTGSRPLRTAGRAEDAGLPVCLTVTHVDGLVLARSAFHHSINYRSAVVHGDAYAVTDHDERTRALDAIVDHVVPGRADDSRRANAKELAKTAVIRLAIEEVSVKLRTGGPNDEPEDLELPYWTGVVPVASVYGAPVPADDLAPGVEAPGYLPAG; this is encoded by the coding sequence GTGTCCGCCACGCCCCCCGCCGCCTACCGCCCGACCGACCGCACCGTGCCCACGCGCTCCCGCGAGCGCGCCTCGTACGACCGCGACCTGGTGCACTCCGTGCTCGACGCCGGCTACGTCTGCCACCTCGGCTTCGTCCGCGACGGCCGCCCCGTCGTCCTGCCCACGCTCTACGCCCGCGTGGGCGAGCAGTTGTACGTGCACGGCTCCACCGGCTCCCGCCCGCTGCGCACCGCCGGACGGGCCGAGGACGCCGGGCTGCCGGTGTGCCTGACGGTGACGCACGTCGACGGGCTGGTGCTGGCCCGCTCCGCCTTCCACCACTCGATCAACTACCGCTCGGCGGTGGTGCACGGCGACGCGTACGCGGTGACCGACCACGACGAGCGGACGAGGGCACTCGACGCGATCGTCGACCACGTCGTCCCCGGCCGGGCAGACGACTCCCGGCGCGCCAACGCCAAGGAGCTGGCCAAGACGGCGGTGATCCGGCTCGCCATCGAGGAGGTCTCCGTCAAGCTGCGCACCGGCGGCCCCAACGACGAGCCGGAGGACCTGGAGCTGCCGTACTGGACGGGGGTGGTGCCGGTCGCGTCCGTGTACGGCGCGCCCGTACCGGCCGACGACCTGGCGCCGGGCGTCGAGGCGCCCGGCTACCTCCCGGCGGGCTGA